The Tubulanus polymorphus chromosome 1, tnTubPoly1.2, whole genome shotgun sequence genome contains a region encoding:
- the LOC141906770 gene encoding MAD2L1-binding protein-like → MTLCFQKKIPHKFWEIEYDGVLSSQVTCRIVTELLKFIVFERQQIPAPFEQLLQSQNEEEFSRKRIHSRKTGVSLNSKRKCHFVENFESVIRNLESAFKCCHKIEQILVLLGGTVVNPKEIYVIKLPTPGTYEGKLLNMKPCIRNFFRKIITSDLFGDLKLLPTTNLYVLIQAPRNAKIEWFLPKLTYNFKHPSRGRVLTLSISSNCIVHETELTLGNASAFEISGVEPLLDGTLDNGVNTSLYDNLSNLCINDGSTSDELSCENMAVQLLNNTTSNEIDDELIWFQAPVSVKGFKDKVTTKTSKATDIWG, encoded by the exons ATGACACTCTGTTTCCAGAAGAAAATTCCCCATAAATTTTGGGAAATAGAGTACGACGGTGTTTTATCATCACAAGTAACTTGCAGAATTGTTACagaattattgaaattcatCGTGTTCGAAAGACAACAAATTCCAGCACCATTTGAACAGCTTCTCCAGTCGCAG AATGAAGAAGAATTTAGTCGAAAACGAATTCATAGTAGAAAGACTGGTGTATCTCTGAATAGCAAACGTAAATGTCATTTCGTCGAAAACTTTGAAAGCGTCATAAGAAATTTGGAATCGGCGTTTAAATGTTGCCATAAAATCGAACAAATACTGGTTCTACTTGGCGGGACTGTCGTTAATCCGAAGGAGATATATGTTATCAAGTTACCTACACCCGGAACTTACGAGGGAAAATTACTGAATATGAAACCGTGCATTCGTAATTTCTTTCGTAAAATCATAACCAGCGATTTGTTCGGCGACTTGAAACTTCTTCCAACCACCAACTTATACGTGTTGATACAAGCGCCGAGAAACGCGAAAATCGAATGGTTCCTTCCGAAATTGACGTACAATTTCAAACATCCCTCGCGTGGAAGAGTATTGACGTTGAGTATCTCGTCCAATTGCATCGTTCACGAGACTGAACTAACGCTAGGAAATGCTTCCGCCTTCGAAATTTCCGGAGTTGAGCCCTTATTAGATGGTACTCTCGATAACGGTGTGAATACATCCCTGTATGATAATCTGTCCAATTTGTGTATAAACGATGGCAGCACTTCTGATGAATTGAGCTGCGAAAACATGGCTGTCCAATTGCTCAACAATACAACATCTAATGAAATAGATGATGAGTTAATTTGGTTTCAGGCTCCTGTATCTGTGAAAGGTTTTAAAGATAAAGTAACCACTAAAACTTCTAAAGCAACAGATATTTGGGGATAa
- the LOC141906781 gene encoding complex I intermediate-associated protein 30, mitochondrial-like, whose translation MGTLKNIMHRQTSLLRRKPFLSALWIGNVELLKASFWERRKGGYDTKIKVPMKEGIKYGLNDMKKEFAMLGREMKAKIEMDVNIMIEHGDYEYIWKADRPQAFKDKSWIVSADSDHGEGRSVANFDMSKEKKGLFHGTLDTRPIKDGVIKKAGYCNIRSPSNMKSFKRKVPYDWADYTHLVIRCRGDGRPYLLNIAIDAYFDVTWNDLFSYVLFTHGGPYWQVSKIPFSKFFRGSKGRIQDKQEKVILERVANFGITASNQYSGPFQLELDYVALYRDMNHTEEFAYEQYKANPAVVNV comes from the exons ATG GGTACTTTGAAGAACATCATGCATCGACAGACAAGTCTCCTGCGACGGAAGCCATTTTTAAGTGCTTTATGGATCGGAAATGTCGAATTGTTAAAAGCGTCATTTTGGGAGCGTAGAAAAGGGGGCTACGATACTAAAATCAAAGTGCCAATGAAAGAGGGCATAAAATATGGCTTGAACGATATGAAAAAGGAATTTGCTATGTTAGGCCGAGAAATGAAGGCAAAGATAGAAATGGATGTGAACATAATGATAGAACATGGTGACTATGAGTACATTTGGAAGGCTGATCGCCCTCAGGCTTTCAAAGATAAGAGTTGGATTGTATCGGCAGATAGCGACCATGGTGAAGGCCGAAGTGTTGCGAATTTCGACATGAGTAAAGAGAAAAAAGGACTCTTTCATGGCACGTTAGACACAAGACCTATCAAAGACGGAGTAATTAAGAAAGCTGGTTACTGCAATATTCGCTCGCCGAGCAATATG AAATCGTTTAAGAGAAAAGTACCGTATGATTGGGCCGACTACACTCATCTCGTTATCCGCTGTCGTGGCGATGGCCGACCTTACCTGTTGAATATTGCAATTGATGCTTACTTCGATGTGACGTGGAATGATTTATTTAGTTATGTACTTTTTACCCATGGCGGGCCTTATTGGCAAGTGTCTAAG ataccattttcaaaattctttcGCGGCAGCAAAGGAAGAATTCAGGACAAACAAGAAAAGGTCATTTTGGAACGAGTCGCTAATTTCGGAATAACAGCATCTAATCAATACAGTGGGCCGTTTCAGTTGGAGTTAGACTATGTAGCGTTGTATAGAGACATGAACCACACTGAAGAGTTTGCATATGAACAATATAAAGCGAATCCTGCTGTAGTAAATGTTTGA
- the LOC141906790 gene encoding glucosamine 6-phosphate N-acetyltransferase-like, protein MQQDQQHDKCVDGENGVTNNTNGHRVAVIEDIEYLFDPKFLQDINFELECSASYNPVISIHNPGESLTMRPLSNCDYEKGFIELLGHLTVVGNITRDLYLEKFHAMKACPGTYYVAVLEDTDLQQIIGSATLVIEHKFIRGTVVRGRIEDVVTLDSHRGMQLGKLLVDALTILSKHLGCYKTTLECKDDKMPFYNKFGYVKSLGNNYMECRFNEPHST, encoded by the exons ATGCAG CAAGATCAGCAACATGATAAATGTGTAGATGGTGAGAATGGTGTCACCAATAATACAAATGGTCATCGCGTCGCTGTAATTGAAGATATAGAATACTTGTTCGACCCAAAATTTCTACAAGACATAAACTTTGAACTAGAGTGTTCGGCGAGCTATAATCCTGTGATTTCAATACACAACCCTGGTGAATCTTTAACAATGAGACCACTGAGTAATTGTGATTATGAAAAAG GTTTTATTGAGTTACTTGGACATCTCACAGTTGTGGGAAACATCACACGCGATTTATATTTAG AAAAGTTCCATGCCATGAAAGCTTGTCCAGGTACATATTACGTCGCCGTCCTTGAAGATACCGATTTGCAACAAATTATAGGCAGTGCTACGCTGGTGATCGAACATAAATTCATCCGAGGTACAGTTGTG aGGGGTCGTATAGAAGACGTGGTTACATTGGACTCGCATCGAGGAATGCAATTGGGTAAATT ATTGGTGGATGCTCTAACTATATTGAGCAAGCATTTAGGCTGTTACAAGACTACCCTCGAATGTAAAGATGATAAGATGCCATTTTACAACAAATTCGGATACGTCAAAAGTCTAGGCAATAATTACATGGAATGCAGATTCAATGAACCGCATTCGACGTAG
- the LOC141906083 gene encoding uncharacterized protein LOC141906083, translated as MTMSIAFNTFLMVVMDKKISFGAYDWRLWLVPMVIPFITGITGVAIPYFGPSGAWCFIDSRVKWKEALNMVHSIIMVLVFFINGILYAMAWWRIKLVAKRLQTYKTSDSINRQRKLYLAAYSMTVFVSAYVLQYSTLVMYSIWALVSVPSVPLIMATVFFTNMGGFFNFSAYTVFRRYTTRSGTKKDESSSTNETPSTKSSGVGHTSSSV; from the exons ATGACGATGTCCATCGCGTTCAACACGTTTCTGATGGTCGTTATGGATAAGAAGATTAGTTTCGGCGCGTACGACTGGCGACTGTGGCTCGTACCGATGGTCATACCATTCATAACTGGTATTACCGGAGTTGCGATCCCGTATTTTGGCCCAAGTGGAGCCTG gtgtTTTATCGACAGCCGCGTAAAATGGAAGGAAGCCTTGAACATGGTGCACTCGATTATCATGGTGCTCGTGTTTTTTATCAACGGCATCTTGTACGCGATGGCTTGGTGGCGCATCAAGCTCGTCGCTAAGCGCTTACAGACGTATAAGACCAGCGACAGCATCAACCGACAACGAAAACTTTACCTTGCCGCGTATTCGATGACCGTTTTCGTGTCGGCGTACGTTCTGCAATATTCCACTTTGGTGATGTACTCGATTTGGGCGTTAGTTTCTGTTCCGAGCGTCCCGCTCATAATGGCGACGGTGTTTTTCACCAACATGGGCGGGTTTTTCAACTTCTCCGCGTATACCGTATTCAGGAGATACACGACGAGGTCGGGTACGAAAAAAGATGAAAGTAGCAGTACCAACGAAACTCCATCAACCAAGAGTTCGGGCGTAGGCCACACATCCAGCTCAGTCTAA